The nucleotide window CGCGCGTTCCACGCGGCGAATACGCCGCACGGGCGCCGGAGATCTTCCAATGCGCACCCTGGGCAAACGCATGAACCTCCCTCGTCCGCAACGCATTCCCCGCACCGCCAGCGCGCCGGCACCGGTCAGCGTCGTGGTGCCGTGTTTTCGCTGCAGCGATACCATCGGCGCTGCGGTGGCCTCGATCGCGGCCCAGCGCCGGCGGCCGGCCGAAGTGCTGCTGGTGGACGATGCCAGCGGCGACGGCACGCTGGACACGCTGCATCGTGTCGCGGCGGCGTATCCGGCGGGGTGGGTCAAGGTGATCGCGTCGTCGCCGAACGGCGGACCTTCGCGCGCGCGCAACCTGGGCTGGCAGCAGGCGCAACAGCCCTACATCGCCTTCCTCGATGCGGACGACACCTGGGCGCCGGACAAGCTCGCCCTGCAGATGGCCGAACTCGAACGCGATCCGCGCATCGCCCTGATCGCGCACGGGATGAAGGTCGCGCCACGCGGCACTGCGCCGGCACCGGTGCGTGGCGGGGTGCGGGCGCGGGTGATCGGGCGCCGGCGCCTGCTGCTCAACAATCCGTTTCCCACGGCGTCGGTGATCCTGCGGCGCGACCTGCC belongs to Pseudoxanthomonas sp. F37 and includes:
- a CDS encoding glycosyltransferase family A protein, which translates into the protein MNLPRPQRIPRTASAPAPVSVVVPCFRCSDTIGAAVASIAAQRRRPAEVLLVDDASGDGTLDTLHRVAAAYPAGWVKVIASSPNGGPSRARNLGWQQAQQPYIAFLDADDTWAPDKLALQMAELERDPRIALIAHGMKVAPRGTAPAPVRGGVRARVIGRRRLLLNNPFPTASVILRRDLPFRFDERFRRVEDFLLWAQIGFSGYRCVKLDQVLAYWHKPTFGAAGLSGDLDAMHRAGKDVRRELLAAGLVTRGEHWFARAVGLVRRGRRRVLMLLRPAATR